The segment GTTGTCCGGCTAAGCCATGTCGGATCAGATAAAGTTCCATATCTACAGAAGATTGAAGGACTACACGGATCATTACAGCACCCTTTGCCCCTCAATCCTCTACCTTGGGATTAATTCACGCCTTTTGGATAATTTTGATCCGGGTTGACTAGGCGCAATAGCTTTTGTTTGACCTGAGCATCAAAGACTGACCATTTTGTTTTGGCATAGTCGCTATTCTCTGTAAATCCAGATAAAAATCCCATGGGAATTTCAAATCCCCCCGCTTGCGATCGTCCTCCGCCAAAGAATCTGCCGTGAGCATCTTGTCCAAACGCTTCTTTAATAAATTCATCGGGATCAAGCGTAATTTTATTCGTTCGCAGCGATCCCACGACGAATTCGAGTTCTTCATCTTCGTCGTGAACAATCCCGTAAACGACCGCAGTATGGACATTCTCCTCAGTAACCAAGAAGTCCGCAGCTTGCGGAATCGCATCACGATCGTCGTATCGCAAATAACCCACTCCCGCGATCGAGAAATTATTCTGTACCATGCGATTTTTCAGCGATCGCTCAATCACTTCCATGACTTGCTTCGATCGCGAAGATTGCATCACTGCATTCAGCAGTTGCGCATCGTAAAATCGACTCAAATAAGCCGCAGCCAGAAAATCTTCTTCCTGCGCCTGCATCAGGCGATTCGTATCTGAGCGCAATCCGTGCATGAGCGCCGTTGCACACTTCACATGCTCAGGCGTACTCGTATCCAGCTTCAACATTCCCGATTGAATGTACTGGGTCAGAATCGTGGCAGTGGCACGGGTGTAGGTGCGGATATCGATAAATTCAGCTTTGAGGTCATCTTGCATACTGTGATGATCAATAATCACGGTAATTGGAATATTCGCCTGCTGAACGGACGTGAGAAGTTGGCTCGTCGTTCCCTGATTGTCGATCAGGACACATCCTTTATAAATTGAAAAATCTTTCGTTTTCGCAGTTTGAATCGGTAGACGTTGGAGCGGTAAATTTGTGAGCTTAACAAGGGCGATATTTTCCTGGTGCGAAAGCATTCCGGCATAGACAATCTCGCACTGAATTTCAAACTTTTGAGCGATTAATTTGTATGCCCAAGCTGAAGAGAGTGCGTCTGGGTCAGGGAAATCTTGAAGCAGAATAATTTGACGTTCGCCTCGATGTCGTTCGAGAACTTGGCGAAAAGCTTCAATTTTTTGTTCTTGCTCAGACGATCGAACCACTTCGTAAGGAAATCTTCCGCGCGATTCGGTCGTATAATTCGATCCGTTAGAAGTTTGAGGGGATGAAATAATTTGAACCTCAGTCGGATTCAGCCCAGAAATACCGGAGTCTGGTTCCATTGTTACAAATGAAGAGAGGGGCACAGTTGAATCAGATTGCATACGTTAAAGTTGTGCGAAAAATAGAACCAGCCTCAGTCGATCCCATCCTGTTTAGACATGATCGATCGTAGGCACTTCTTGATCTTCGCAAAAAACTTCAAAAAACGGCAGATCGGTTTGTTCGATTTCTCTCATAAGAGAGAGAATGCGATCGTAAACTACATCACTTCTGGCTGGAACTAATCTTCTCGCACTCCACCAATGACGTACTTCTGCCATTCCTGGTTCACGCCATTTTTGACATGCTTCGTCACCTCAAAATAAAGCCCACTGTGCGGTCGGTGTGGATTCGTGAATAAAGGCATCGATGCTTCCTTCGGCGTGCGATTGCCCTTCTTCACATTGCAGCGCACACAGGCAGTCACAATATTTTCCCAAGTATCTGCTCCGCCTCGAGATCGCGGGATCACATGATCCAGGGTCAAGTCATCGCCTGTATAGCCACAATACTGACAGGAGTGTGAATCTCGGTGCAAGAGATTCTTGCGGGTGAGGGGAATCTCTTTGTAAGGCACACGCACATAATGGCGCAGCCGAATCACCGTGGGGAGTGGGAACCCCGAATAAACGAACTTTCCGTTATGCTCGACTTGCTCAGCTTTGCCTTTGATTAGCAGGACAACTGCTCGCCGCCAACTGGTGATATTGAGCGGTTCATAGGAGGCATTGAGCACCAGAACCTTTCCCATTCGGATTTCTAAGACGTGCTTATTTGCACTGATGCTAACATATTCAATCCTGAGACGGCTGTGAAGCCTGGATTTAAGTTAAGAAATCTCTCTAGAAGCAGGTTTTGAATTTTGCGGAAATCCGACCATAGTTATAGTACAAACAGTTAGTGCTCGAATTAAATTGTGGTATTATGAATTTATGCAAATCCTTAGGGTTCTAAGGAAATAGATTTCTGCTTTACTGCTCCTCACATTTTGAGTGAATTATGAGTTCTGCATCTTTTGATGATCATGCTCCAGTTCAGGAAAACAAGTTAGTTAAACCTGCGCCGCAGCTCGATCAAGTGACTCCTAAAGTTGTTGCTCCTCCAGAGCAGCCTGTGGCGACTCGCCGCAAGAAGCCAATGAAGCTAATTTTGGCAGGCTTGGGTGTTGGTGCGATCGCAGCAAGTGGCTTTGGGTACAACTGGTGGCAATACGCTTCAACGCACCAGAGTACAGATAATGCAACGGTTACGGGTAATATTCACTCGATCGGTTCTCGCGTCTCAGGAACGGTCGATCAGGTGTTAGTTGATGATAACCAAGACGTGAAAGCGGGTCAGCCGTTGATTCGGCTAGACGATCGAGATTTTCAAATTAAATTACAACAGGCGCAAGCGGATTTAGCGGCGGCGCAACAGAAGGCGAATACTGCACAGGTGAATGTTGCGCTCTCCGGTCAAAATGCAACTGCATCGAATACAAAAGCTCAGGGTGGAATTGGTACGGCTCAAGCCGCGATCGCACAAGCTCAGGCACAAGTTGCTGAAGCCCAAGCTGGAGTGCCGAGAGCGCAAGCCGACTTAGCGCAAACGAATGCGAATTTAGCCAAGGCTCAAGCGGACTACAATCGGTTTAATCAGTTGTTCAGTTCGGGTGCAGTATCACGGCGGGAGCTGGATACGGCGCGGCAAGCGTATGAAGTGGCGCGCGCTCAGCGCGATTCTGCGAGTGAAGGCGTTAGACAAGCCCAGGCGAAGGTCGCACAAGCTGAACAAGGCGTTGCGACGGCACAAGCTGGCTTGGAATCTTCACAAGGGGAATTGCAGCAGGCACAGGCACAAAATGTTCAGACCCAGGTAAGTCAGAGTGATTATCAGACAGCGCAAGCTGCGATTAATCAGTCTCAAGTCGCGTTGAAGAATGCGAAGCAGCAGTTGGCATATGTGACGATTACGGCTCCGGTCAGTGGACGAGTGGGACGGAAGAATGTGCAGACTGGGCAACAGGTTCAGGCGGGCACTCCGCTTTTAGCGATCGTGGATGATCAATACTGGGTGACTGCGAATTTCAAGGAAACCCAACTTGAGAAGATGCATCCCGGACAAAAAGTTGAGATTAAATTAGATTCGTTCCCGCATCATGAGTTTACAGGACGGATTGAGAGTGTCTCTCCTGCTTCTGGGGCACAGTTTGCGCTCTTGCCGCCTGATAATGCGACTGGGAACTTTACCAAAGTCGTGCAGCGCATTCCGGTGAAAGTTGTGTTCGATCGAGAGTCGATTCGAGGATTTGAATCGGCAGTGACACCTGGAATGTCGGCTGAGGTGACAGTCGATTTGAACTCTTAGATTGTATGCAGATCAAATTGGAAGCGTAAAACGGGTAGAGACGGAATCATCCATACTCTACCCATTGTTTATTGGAACCGAAATTGAAATTACCCGAGCGTTCGGGTCAATAACACGGGGCAATTTGCATAGACTCGCACATAGTCAGACAACGATGTTCCTAATAAGCGATCGAGATCGGGCAATCCTTTCGCGATCGAAGGACGGCGATCGGGCGATCCCAAGATCAGCAGATCTGCCTTCGTCTCATCTGCAACCCGGCAGATTGCTTCACCTGCTTTTCCAGCGGTAACCACTGCTTTGTAGGCGACTCCCGCTTGTTTCGCTTGCGCGATCGCATCTGCGAACGCAGGATCTCTTTCTGCTTCTGCTCCCACTTTCTCAGCCCCTTTGGGATTAGAATCGATGTGAATCAGCGTTACTTGTCCGCCTTTAATATCGCGTGCCAAAAACAGCGCCATCTTCAAAGCTTGCTTCGACGACTCAGACTTATCAACGGCAACAGCAATGCGATTAATCGATCGCACAAAAATGTCATCTTTCACCAGCAGCATCGGGCGCGAGGAAAGCTGAAACACATACTGACTGACGGAATTCTCCAAAATTGAGACTAATCGCTTCAATCCGCGCGATCCCATAATAATCAGATCAGCGTTTACCTCATCCGCCGCTTTCAGGACTTGATCTTTCGGGTCACCTTCTCTTAGCATCGCCGAAACGTGGCTCTGATCAATCTTCAGCGATTGGACTGCAGTTGCTAAGGTTTTTCCACCTTCTTCCCATTTCTCCGTCATCGAATCTGAACTGGTTTGGGGTGGAACCACATGCAGCACCGTCACCATCGCGCGTTGAATGGAGGGAATCGCCAGCAGTGCATTCAGCATATCTTCAGAACGCCCAGTGCCAGAATCGGCTAATAAGATTTTTTCTATCATCGCTTCTGTCTCGTTTCTCAGTAGACTTTGAAAAGGGTGAGGCAATTGGGAAAGAAAATCCCACGTTGCGCCTGTTTCAAGTCTAGGGGCTGCTGTCCCCTGATAGTTCGTTTGTTATCGTTTGTGAAGTACGATCGTGTCAGAGTCTCCTCAACTTCCCACATCTAATCTTGTGCCATCCGTGATTCCGCCGGAATGGTTTATTTATCCGATTACTGTCTATTCGCACCATACGGATTACGCAGGTGTCGTATGGCATGGACGCTATATCCAATGGCTAGAAGAAGCCCGAATTGAGTTCTTGCAGGCACGGGGTATCGATTTCTCGAAGTTGGTCGCGATGGGGTGTAATCTTCCGGTGATCGATTTGGCAATTCGCTATCATCAACCGTTGCGAATGGGCATGAAAGCGATCGTCAAAACTCGCTTGACTGCACTCGAAGGGGTGCGGCTTCCGATCGAGTATGAGATTCGATCCACGGATGACACGGTTCTGTTTGTCAGCGGTCGAGTGATTTTAGTTGCTGTGGATATGGAGAAAGGCAAAATTTTAAGACGGTTGCCTTCCGATGTTCACAGTGCTTTAACGATCGTCAATTAGATGCAAGAGTTAACTGCACGATTACGATCGCATGTTGAAGTGATTGCCCGCGATCGCGATCCATATTTCGCGACGCAGGGTCATTTCTATGTTCAACACTATATTCGCGAACAGTTCTCACGCTGGGGAACGGTTGAATCTCATGCGTTTCAAGTCGGGCAAAAGACTCACTACAACTGGATTCTGAGCTTACCAGGGCAGAAGAACAAACCCCCGATTCTGATTGGCGCACATTATGATGCGGTTCCCAATTCACCGGGGGCTGACGACAATGCAACAGGAGTCGCGGTGTTGTTGGAAATGGCAAAAGCGTTTTCTGAAAAACCCGCTCGCTGCCCGATTCGGTTAGTTGCTTTTGATTTAGAAGAAATTTTTACACAATCGGATACATTTGGTAACACTGAATATGCAAAGTCGTTGAATGGCGAACCGTTAAGATTAATGATTGCTTTAGAGATGCTTGGGTATTGTAATCACGAACGCAATTCACAACGCTATCCAGCAGGTTTAGAGAGATTCTATCCGGATCAAGGAAATTTCATCGCGTTAATTGGCAATATTCCGACAATTCCAGATTTGATTCGATTGAGTCGATCGATTCGGCGTGTTCAAGTCGGCTGTGAATGGCTGCCTGCGGGAATGCGCGGTAAGATTCTGCCTGATACTCGGAGAAGCGATCATGCGGCATTTTGGGATCGGGGATATCGAGCCTTAATGGTGACGGATACAGCGAATCTGAGAAATCCTCACTATCATCGAGCGAGCGATCGCATTGAAACGCTCGATTTTGACTTTCTCACACGGGTGTGTCAGGGGCTGATTTACGCCATTCAATCTTTATAGGTTTGGGTATCATTTCTCTAATTACATCTCAATCTCTGCTCAATTATGATGCGACGCTTTATCCCGGTTTTGCTTGCAAGCGTTACTCTGACCAATTCCCAAGCACTTAGTCAGCCTTCTTTATCCCAGGCTTCAACCTGTCAGCGCTCGAATGCTCAAAATTTCTTGGTCTTTGGCGGTGGTGGTGGACCTTCTTATAACGAAATTGCGCTAGAGAAGAACATGCTGTACTTTCAGCGATCGCTCAAAGAGCTAGGATACAATCCGAGCGTTGCGCCGATTTACTTCGCAAATGGCAACACAGGTGAGAAAACCGTGCGATATCTCGATGAGCGAGGTCGGGAACAGTACAAAACTCATACAATTCCAAATGTACAAGGTGCTTCTAGCATTGCGAATCTGAGAACTTGGCTGACAGAAGCAGCAAAAGAGAAATCTTCAACTCCCTTATTTTTCTACTTTTCCGGACATGGCGGACATAATCGAGTGAACGAAGACAATTCGACGTTACTCATGTGGCGCGATCGCCAATTGAATGTGCAAAATTTTACGCAAATGCTCGATCGTCTGCCACAGAATAAGCCTTTCGTCACCATGATGTCTCAGTGCTATTCTGGCTCATTTGCGAATTTGATTTACCGAGGTGGTGATCCGAATAAAGGCGTTGCTTTGCAAACTCGCTGCGGGTTCTTTGCAACGATTAAATCCCGTCCTTCAGTCGGTTGCACTCCAGAAGTAAACGAAGCAGATTATCGGGACTATAGTTCGAGCTTTTTTGCAGGCTTGACAGGACGCGATCGGGTTGGACGAAAGGTTGCTTCTGCTGACTACAACAAAGACGGGCGCATTGCATACTCTGAAGCTCATGCTTATGCAAAAGTCGATAAGTTCACGACTGATTTGCCAATTTCTACTTCTGAAGCTTGGCTACAACGGCAAGTAAGCAACCCAACAATGCAAGAGCAGATTTTAGGACAACCGATCGCACCACTTGCTAAGATTGCGCGTCCTGAACAACGCTTTGTTATTGAGTCTTTGAGCAAACAATTCAAGTTCGATCCGGCTCGATCGTTTCGGGGTAATCTGCAAGCAATGAAACCCGACCTAGTGAAGACAGCCGAAGATGAAGCGTACTTAGTTCGTCTCTCGATGGAACTGACGAATGTTGCTATGGAGCGACGAGTGAAAACCTCGAAAGATGCGAAAGCGATCTCAACCTTAAATCGTCTACTACGTTGTGAAGCTGGCTCCTGGGGGAAACCTTGACGGATAATATCTTTGATTTAACAGGTCGAAAGCTCGATCGAGAACTATTTGAGTCGTTGTGTGAAACGGATCAAATCTCGATCGAGCGCATTATTTCAACCGGGCAAACCACCCCACCTGATCAGTGGTATGACCAATCGCGTGATGAATGGGTCATTCTGCTCCAAGGTGAAGCGCAATTGATGT is part of the Leptolyngbya boryana PCC 6306 genome and harbors:
- a CDS encoding DHH family phosphoesterase → MEPDSGISGLNPTEVQIISSPQTSNGSNYTTESRGRFPYEVVRSSEQEQKIEAFRQVLERHRGERQIILLQDFPDPDALSSAWAYKLIAQKFEIQCEIVYAGMLSHQENIALVKLTNLPLQRLPIQTAKTKDFSIYKGCVLIDNQGTTSQLLTSVQQANIPITVIIDHHSMQDDLKAEFIDIRTYTRATATILTQYIQSGMLKLDTSTPEHVKCATALMHGLRSDTNRLMQAQEEDFLAAAYLSRFYDAQLLNAVMQSSRSKQVMEVIERSLKNRMVQNNFSIAGVGYLRYDDRDAIPQAADFLVTEENVHTAVVYGIVHDEDEELEFVVGSLRTNKITLDPDEFIKEAFGQDAHGRFFGGGRSQAGGFEIPMGFLSGFTENSDYAKTKWSVFDAQVKQKLLRLVNPDQNYPKGVN
- a CDS encoding HNH endonuclease — protein: MGKVLVLNASYEPLNITSWRRAVVLLIKGKAEQVEHNGKFVYSGFPLPTVIRLRHYVRVPYKEIPLTRKNLLHRDSHSCQYCGYTGDDLTLDHVIPRSRGGADTWENIVTACVRCNVKKGNRTPKEASMPLFTNPHRPHSGLYFEVTKHVKNGVNQEWQKYVIGGVRED
- a CDS encoding HlyD family secretion protein, yielding MSSASFDDHAPVQENKLVKPAPQLDQVTPKVVAPPEQPVATRRKKPMKLILAGLGVGAIAASGFGYNWWQYASTHQSTDNATVTGNIHSIGSRVSGTVDQVLVDDNQDVKAGQPLIRLDDRDFQIKLQQAQADLAAAQQKANTAQVNVALSGQNATASNTKAQGGIGTAQAAIAQAQAQVAEAQAGVPRAQADLAQTNANLAKAQADYNRFNQLFSSGAVSRRELDTARQAYEVARAQRDSASEGVRQAQAKVAQAEQGVATAQAGLESSQGELQQAQAQNVQTQVSQSDYQTAQAAINQSQVALKNAKQQLAYVTITAPVSGRVGRKNVQTGQQVQAGTPLLAIVDDQYWVTANFKETQLEKMHPGQKVEIKLDSFPHHEFTGRIESVSPASGAQFALLPPDNATGNFTKVVQRIPVKVVFDRESIRGFESAVTPGMSAEVTVDLNS
- a CDS encoding universal stress protein; this translates as MIEKILLADSGTGRSEDMLNALLAIPSIQRAMVTVLHVVPPQTSSDSMTEKWEEGGKTLATAVQSLKIDQSHVSAMLREGDPKDQVLKAADEVNADLIIMGSRGLKRLVSILENSVSQYVFQLSSRPMLLVKDDIFVRSINRIAVAVDKSESSKQALKMALFLARDIKGGQVTLIHIDSNPKGAEKVGAEAERDPAFADAIAQAKQAGVAYKAVVTAGKAGEAICRVADETKADLLILGSPDRRPSIAKGLPDLDRLLGTSLSDYVRVYANCPVLLTRTLG
- a CDS encoding acyl-CoA thioesterase, with product MSESPQLPTSNLVPSVIPPEWFIYPITVYSHHTDYAGVVWHGRYIQWLEEARIEFLQARGIDFSKLVAMGCNLPVIDLAIRYHQPLRMGMKAIVKTRLTALEGVRLPIEYEIRSTDDTVLFVSGRVILVAVDMEKGKILRRLPSDVHSALTIVN
- a CDS encoding M28 family peptidase, producing the protein MQELTARLRSHVEVIARDRDPYFATQGHFYVQHYIREQFSRWGTVESHAFQVGQKTHYNWILSLPGQKNKPPILIGAHYDAVPNSPGADDNATGVAVLLEMAKAFSEKPARCPIRLVAFDLEEIFTQSDTFGNTEYAKSLNGEPLRLMIALEMLGYCNHERNSQRYPAGLERFYPDQGNFIALIGNIPTIPDLIRLSRSIRRVQVGCEWLPAGMRGKILPDTRRSDHAAFWDRGYRALMVTDTANLRNPHYHRASDRIETLDFDFLTRVCQGLIYAIQSL
- a CDS encoding caspase family protein, coding for MMRRFIPVLLASVTLTNSQALSQPSLSQASTCQRSNAQNFLVFGGGGGPSYNEIALEKNMLYFQRSLKELGYNPSVAPIYFANGNTGEKTVRYLDERGREQYKTHTIPNVQGASSIANLRTWLTEAAKEKSSTPLFFYFSGHGGHNRVNEDNSTLLMWRDRQLNVQNFTQMLDRLPQNKPFVTMMSQCYSGSFANLIYRGGDPNKGVALQTRCGFFATIKSRPSVGCTPEVNEADYRDYSSSFFAGLTGRDRVGRKVASADYNKDGRIAYSEAHAYAKVDKFTTDLPISTSEAWLQRQVSNPTMQEQILGQPIAPLAKIARPEQRFVIESLSKQFKFDPARSFRGNLQAMKPDLVKTAEDEAYLVRLSMELTNVAMERRVKTSKDAKAISTLNRLLRCEAGSWGKP
- a CDS encoding cupin domain-containing protein; the encoded protein is MTDNIFDLTGRKLDRELFESLCETDQISIERIISTGQTTPPDQWYDQSRDEWVILLQGEAQLMFEDESTIDLKAGDYLLIPAHQKHRVSYTSSEPVCIWLAIHAALTENE